Below is a genomic region from Gasterosteus aculeatus chromosome 2, fGasAcu3.hap1.1, whole genome shotgun sequence.
CCCCATTTATCAATGAAGTGACTCATTCACAATGTTTGTCAATCAACAGCTCAAATCTTATGAACATAGAATTAACAATTTTTATTGGAATTTtctgtttaactttttttaaagcggAATGTAGTTACTGCATATTTAagtattgtgttttgtttggaaatCTTACTTTGAAAGTCACCAGCAACTAGTATTAAATGAACTTGGTTACACTTCTGTAACATTGTTCATCACCAGACAGGGACGCCCTCCCCACAGCAGTACCAGCGGGATCAAAGCCGGTCCCTGGTGCCTCCGCCGggcaaaacaccttttaactcgACTGCGCAGAGGTTCTACTCGGCGTCACGTGCAGTCGAGGACAGTCCAGGGtgaggcagacacacacgcacacagacgcacacacgctgAACCAAGCTGACAGATCGTTTTGTGAAATAGGCCCGGGACCTACGCTCACGGGGTGGCGACTAACAGGAAGGTCAGCTGGCCGATGTGCTTCGGTAGGCCAGACTGGTCCAGGCTGCCTCAGATGGAGAAGAGGTTCCTCAGGAAGGTAAGGGGTTAAAATCCCAAATGTTGAACAAACTAAAGGGGGTTCATACGTGTGGATTTTACGGCGAAACGCATTGgtaaaataatggaaatattttCCGGACATTCACATGTTGCCGATACAAACATACCAAAAACTGATTCTTCTTCAATGTCACAGTTCCTACTAGATAAGAAATAGCATTTTCTCATAGGAATTTTCTGTGCAATGATATTGAGCAACATCTAATACTTTTTACTAATACGTTTTCCTTCCTTTCAGCTAAACGGCGAACAGGAGTTCGTGAAGCACAGAAGCAAAGTGGCCTACATGAGCTTGTACTATTAACTAAGCTGATGGGTGTGAATACATTGTGAAAGTGATGTCGTGTTGTCATAATTTTTTACCTGAACCTTAAATGTAAATTTAAGGTTCAGGTAAACCAGACCGACGTTCTTatcaagaaatgtttgaatgaaaagtaaaataaaaatacttaattttttttctttattctcaAAATGACTATCCCTGTACAGTTTGTATATTACACATTTATGTTGTTTACAAAGCGACATTacacaacattttaacaaaGTGAGTGCTGAAGAAAATATTAATAGTTAACACAACAAAAGGAAATTTCTCTCTTCAATAGAAGTCAGCTTACAAAAAGGCCACAGCAGCGCTGGTCCCGGCTCACACAGCCAGCTCCTGACCGGCTCACAGCAGCAACCACTGTGGCAAACGGGAGTCTGTTGGTCCATGTCGGACtcatttcttcctcctcacttTGGGTTTCTTGACTGGCCGAAGGTACGGGTTGTCGATCACGTTGTCCTCGCTGGCCTTTGCTGCAGGAACCACTGCGCTGAGCGGAAGCATGGCGTTCTCTTTGTCGGCTCCTGGGTCGTCCTGAGTGAGGCAAGAGGAAATAAATGGGACACCGTACACCTTGAACATCACATTGATAGGAGtaatgacattttgggaaatgtgttGAATCCCCTTTCTTACAGGGAGAAGATTGACATCGCTGCTATGTTTGTGGGTGTAGCATAGAGCTAGAACCAGAAGGCAAACAGGGCGAAACATCTAGCCTAGCTGAATCCAATCTGTAGTGTATGTTGTTCTTTAGAAGGTGATGGCTATGGCTGATCTGTGTCGAGAGTGTAGCCGTGTTCAGTGTATGTGTTAAGCTGTTCAATGTTTCTTGGCAACTCTAAAATCTCTCGTTTCACGAGTAAGCGAGAAACATAAGCAtaataagaaaaaacaagaaaaatatttctaagaagtgaatatttgaaaatctcAGGAAATCTGGCTACTCAGAGAGACACGGATAGTAGGAAACCACAGAGGGTAACGACTCCCTGGGAGTTCCAGTGGGGACTTACACTGATCATGTTTCCTACTGCGTTCTCGCCGTCGGTCTGGTCGTCCTGCTCAGAGGAGTCCGTCTCCTCCAGAGTCTGTAATTCCAGCTCCGAGGGCAGCAGGGCGCTGAGGTACGGGATAGTGCTCGGTTGGGCCGCGAtcactgaaaaacacaaaaaccccAGGTCTTACTCGACAAGACGCGCTCCAACGTAAACGACATATTGGCACATCGCTTACGCGGGAAGGCGGTGATGTCGTCTTTGAAGAGGCTCTCGGTTTCTCCAGTCTTGGCCATGAAGCGCGTGAGCGCTCGCTCCACGTCTCTCCTCTGACTCGCTGCTTTTTCTCTAACAACCTGGTAGTCTGACACGGGTTCTCTGAAGGTCTGAGTGCAGAAGAGAAGACACACATTTGATCTGTTACTCATAATGAACTGATGCCATGGAATAGAGTCCATATTAAACTGTATTCTTTCTAGATCATACTATAAAGGAAAATGAGTTCATGGTTTGTTCATGTTTCCCTCCTAGCAAAATGAAAGCCGTAGCCTCGTCCCTCTCACACTCCCAAACCTGTCCCAGACCGTTACCACGGCATAACGCCAGGAGGCTTGACTCACGGGTGTTTTGATGTAGGTGTGCGGGTCAGGAAACTCCGGGAAGTGGCAGGGGATGTGAGCTGGATGCGTGCGCTTCTGGCCCGCTGACAGCGCTTTGGGAGTCACAGGTGGGTTCGTCACTGGCGCTGACAttccaaacacaaagaaaaatgcaTAAAAGTTCAGATTTATGTAATGACATAATCCATACAAACAGCGCAAAGTCAAGTGCTTACTCACGGGCAGTTATGACCATCCTCTGCGATCTCTTGGCGTACAAAGGCAGTGTGTCGGCTTTGAAACCTGCAGCAAGACAAACGCATGGAATGAGCTTCTCTGTGTTACCTTGTGATATTTACGCATAGGTCCTCCTGTACTCACCCATTTCAATGAGGGTGACTACGGCGTCGGACAGGGTTGGGATGCTTCTGGCTGTGTGTTCACAATAAGCCTTCGCACAACGACCTATTTCAGTTATGTCTAGAAAAAGGACCAGACACATTGGTGTTTAGaaaagtcttttaaaaacataaGCCATtgagcaaataaacaaaaagatttaacttttaagttactaaAAACTAAACGGACGAAGGGAACTTGGTCGAAAAACAGGCTGTGAATAAAGTATGGTGCACTGGGGAAAGAACTGTATATCCtgttttaaattgaatacacaaaaaacattaGAATACAGGCCCATCTACTTCATGATTCACACGTACAGCTTTGCATCATCTCAGTGAGCGTCTCCACCGCTGCCTTCTCCGCGCTGTCAAAGCCGCACTCGGTCAGCAGGGCACTGACCACGACCTGCAGGGTGCGACGTCGGGCCAGGTGGTAGTTCTCTGCAGGGCTGGTAGCTGCTTTGCCACCACTCCCACgctgaaaagcaaaacatgaAGTTACACAGAAATTGCACacataaaagaaaagacacttaAAGATCCCTTTAACAATCTGCGGTCTACTGACAGTATAGGGATGCGTACCTCACACAAGCCAATTCAAAACACCCACTTTATGTCCGCcaggtaaacatttaaaaaaatgtaagtacCCACAATTGTTTTAAATTATACGGTTTGATAAATCAAACTGTAAATAATAGATCAAATGTCATCCTCTGAATGTGACACAATTATCAAAGCTTCTTTTGGAATCCGCAGAAACTTTCAAATGTGATTTGATAACGATAAAGAGCCTAAAATAACACCCAGAGGTATTGAAAGATATAttacacagaaagaaaaaaatgttttaagttGCAATAGGGCTTATATGGTACGTAGGTTTAATTTAGATATTTGTCCTCCCTTAAGCTGtcagaaaaatgtaatgaagTACAGAGTTCTCAATTAAATTAACATTTATATGGTaacagcacatgcagcagctGGTAGCTTCCATCCATTATCCATAAAGGATAATTCATTGTCATCCTTATAAAACAAGGATACACATCAAACTGCAGCCCATTTGAaccacagtaaaaacaaaactaaaagaaacCTATAGTGCTCTTTTGGATTTGCAACAAGAGGGATGTAACTCAACAAGTAGCAATATAATAAAGTATCTGCTCAAATAACATTGctgacattttaatatttaaaattgaaATATCATCAGGGAAACACTGTCCGTTGGCTAACGCGTAGCTAGCTGGACGTTAGCAGGTGTAACATTGAAGCACAGATGAACAGGGACTTAACGTTACCATATATAACGGTTACTATGCTAAATCACCTCGTTAGCGGGTTAAGGTGGTTACATTGGTGACCGTTAACTGCTCACAAACACGCCCGCAACGTGCTGCTACTAAACAGACGTTAGCCAACATTTGTCCAGACTGGGACACGTTCGTTCCCTCAGCTAACGAAGCTGTGTCGTGTGTCTCCACGGGAGCTGCTTTAGTCATAACGTCCCTTGTTTAGGGACACGGTCTCTTCCTAACGGACTGCTAACAGTTAGCTTCACGTTACAACCTAACGTCACAGGGCGCGCTAAGGTAGCTAATTAGCGGCTTCCTGCTAATGACAGCGGGTATTAAAGCGGGCTCTTACCCCTCCTGCATTCAGCGCACCTCCCGATACCACTGCAGGGTCCGCCATATTAAATTGTCTGTACTTTTCTTTGATAAAACTAACTATAACCGTAGAGTAAGAAAAGCTTTATTCCTCCGTCGGCCGCCGTCAGTAAACACGGCGTGATTGTGTGTCGTCGATTCCTGTGACGCAGACGGAAGTTAAAATAAACTCGTGGCAGACTCACTGCTGCCACTTAGCGGCGGTGTGTGGAGCTACAGCTACTGCTTCATAccacgttttattaattttcCTCACTGGATTTAGTTTAGACAGTGGTGAGGATGTGTAGTGTAGTGAGTACATTTCAAAATACCATTTGTATTTCTGTAgatcaaataaatcaatataaaataTCTAAATAATAGCCGAATGTAAGAAGTGCAAGTGTAATGTAATCTACTGCAGTTAAACATTTATGGCAAAACCATCATATGATAGAAAGGAACCTTTTTTGAGTACTTTTGGTGAAGTATATAAAGCTACATTTAGctgatacatacatacatttatttaagtatGATTCAGAATCAACATTATTTTTACAGAATATTTTCACTTTGCTGTTTGCCTCTTTAACCGAAGTAAATAAAAAGAGAGGCAGAATAGATTTTGCACATATCTCAATGTCGGGATGCCTTACCTCTTATTTTTTTACTCAGCATGCATTTGTCGGATTATCGTGGTGAAATGTAGTTTAGTTCATCTTCTCTTCATGCACAAATGTATGTCAGGAATACATCTATTTGATCTTGCAACATGTGCAAAAGGCTATCTTACTCTAAAACAAGACCTGAATCAGTTGCTAGCtgaaaaattgttttattaaagtgCAAAATTAAATCACACACATTCCATTTTTCCCCCACACATTCATCAATGCACATCCAGAGAGATAGATACCTGCTGCCCAGCAGCCCGACATTGCTGTACCCTCCAGTTTTCAGAAAATCTACTAGTTTATTTGCTAGTGAACAGAGATCTTTTCACCAAATGTGAGATAAAAGAACGAGTACAACAGGACCAGTTCAACGTGGTGTTTTAAtttaccaccatcaccatcaacaTTGCATGTGTCGTGTCCATTTACACCAGGATGGAAGGGCTTTCTTTAGGAAGCATATAAGCGCCTAGAGACCCTCTGCCCATCGGTCACCAGATGTTTGGCCTTGATCACCGTGGTTAGCGCGTCCACCACTTCCGGGCGAACCAAGGTGGCGAGtggcttcttctccatctccacaATCAGCTCCGCTGGTGCGTCCTCAGCAGCCTCCGGCTCCGCAGACGGCAGGAAATAAGTTTCCACCAGTCCTCCGACAACTCCCAGCACCGCCATGGTCGAGCCAAGCATGTAGACCTTCAGCATGCCTCGGCTTGGCCTCTGGTTTAGCATCTCCTTAGCGAACGGGATGATCTCTCCAATGGTCTCCATTGGTGTTTGGTAAGTCTGTTGAATGGGGGGAAAGAAGATGTTGTGACAGAGAAGATTGTGAAGAATAAAGATGGTTGTACATGATGAAATTTTGATCCTGATTAGATGGATACTCACTTTGAAGCACACCCAAAGCTCTCAAGTGCTCGGCCCAGGAAACGATTCGCAGGCAAAGAGACGAGGGCAGATCCCTCCGATTTAAGCAC
It encodes:
- the LOC120829715 gene encoding ciliary microtubule-associated protein 3; its protein translation is MSRAPVRRAHFGSSQERKLFPLHYAPDRLGSQMSRELAPHIGPGCYDNHEFGTIVYDLQRTPGSKKGYSLASRTAARFPPCGAMTGTPSPQQYQRDQSRSLVPPPGKTPFNSTAQRFYSASRAVEDSPGPGTYAHGVATNRKVSWPMCFGRPDWSRLPQMEKRFLRKLNGEQEFVKHRSKVAYMSLYY
- the taf8 gene encoding transcription initiation factor TFIID subunit 8; translation: MADPAVVSGGALNAGGRGSGGKAATSPAENYHLARRRTLQVVVSALLTECGFDSAEKAAVETLTEMMQSYITEIGRCAKAYCEHTARSIPTLSDAVVTLIEMGFKADTLPLYAKRSQRMVITAPPVTNPPVTPKALSAGQKRTHPAHIPCHFPEFPDPHTYIKTPTFREPVSDYQVVREKAASQRRDVERALTRFMAKTGETESLFKDDITAFPLIAAQPSTIPYLSALLPSELELQTLEETDSSEQDDQTDGENAVGNMISDDPGADKENAMLPLSAVVPAAKASEDNVIDNPYLRPVKKPKVRRKK
- the g0s2 gene encoding G0/G1 switch protein 2; amino-acid sequence: METIGEIIPFAKEMLNQRPSRGMLKVYMLGSTMAVLGVVGGLVETYFLPSAEPEAAEDAPAELIVEMEKKPLATLVRPEVVDALTTVIKAKHLVTDGQRVSRRLYAS